The following proteins come from a genomic window of Paenibacillus swuensis:
- a CDS encoding sugar phosphate nucleotidyltransferase → MKGIILAGGTGTRLRPLTNMINKHLLPVGRYPMIYYAVDKLKEAGITEIMLITGKFSAGLYVDFLGSGEAYGVNLTYRIQEKAGGIAEALSLAQGFIDEHEKFVVILGDNLFEDSLGSYVEQFKAQESGAMVLLKKVHDPKRYGVPVFNAEGHITAIEEKPSEPKSDYSVTGIYMYDSRVFAIIGDIEPSARGELEITDVNNVYTREGKLAWNILQGWWTDAGTFESLDEAAKLIRAEQEK, encoded by the coding sequence TTGAAGGGAATTATACTGGCGGGCGGTACCGGGACACGGCTTCGTCCATTGACGAATATGATCAACAAACACCTGCTACCCGTAGGCCGATATCCGATGATATATTACGCCGTCGACAAATTGAAAGAAGCGGGTATCACCGAAATTATGTTGATTACAGGGAAGTTCAGCGCCGGACTTTATGTGGACTTTCTGGGTTCAGGCGAAGCGTACGGAGTCAATCTGACTTATCGGATTCAGGAGAAAGCAGGCGGCATCGCCGAAGCTTTATCACTGGCTCAGGGATTCATTGACGAACACGAGAAGTTCGTTGTTATTCTGGGCGATAACCTGTTTGAAGACTCCCTTGGATCCTATGTAGAGCAGTTTAAGGCTCAGGAAAGCGGCGCCATGGTGTTGTTAAAGAAAGTACATGATCCTAAGCGATATGGTGTGCCTGTCTTTAATGCCGAGGGCCATATTACAGCTATTGAGGAAAAGCCTTCCGAGCCCAAGTCAGATTATTCCGTGACGGGCATCTATATGTACGACAGCCGAGTTTTTGCCATCATCGGAGATATTGAACCTTCGGCTCGCGGGGAATTGGAGATTACGGATGTAAACAATGTGTATACCCGTGAGGGCAAACTTGCGTGGAATATTCTGCAAGGTTGGTGGACTGATGCCGGCACGTTTGAATCCTTGGATGAGGCCGCCAAGCTTATTCGCGCAGAACAGGAGAAATAA
- a CDS encoding GT-D fold domain-containing protein, protein MTKTIHAAAGTKTTRKRGLSRVTGGGLARAYASKGNKSKQRTFLYRSAKNNRKPLRRKGSGRRQRKVLTPAVTLPSVQERTTEKAYAQGLYDGGDRIAEQHLPPFHILGDISIEQIVTAGVQTFYPHMHKVAEPAQIAEELRAAMDEHRPYAIVRLGDGELLTMAQDVLMPAHDVLKAGPFLAYAGVAIPDSSARELLVQAVSQADRVGIPQSRHPHFQKLMFPVFRAHHLDFRSMPLTLSTINYQLYEMGLLLPLLTGRRVLLVGDAAPDLAVKLVEHHGIAVTGTVSPVNGMRDMDRVMGEIAGFQYDIALVSAGVPAVVIVSRIARELGKVALDFGHMADYIAYGKQPDRGEGTL, encoded by the coding sequence ATGACGAAAACCATCCATGCCGCTGCGGGCACCAAAACAACACGCAAGCGTGGCTTGTCTCGGGTCACGGGAGGAGGGTTGGCGAGGGCATACGCGTCTAAGGGGAATAAGAGCAAACAACGTACATTCCTCTATCGCAGCGCAAAAAATAATCGAAAACCGTTACGTCGTAAAGGGTCAGGCCGACGGCAGCGCAAAGTCTTGACTCCGGCTGTGACATTGCCTTCCGTTCAAGAACGAACAACGGAGAAGGCCTATGCGCAGGGGCTGTATGACGGGGGTGACCGGATTGCGGAACAACATTTGCCGCCGTTTCATATTTTGGGGGACATCAGTATCGAACAGATTGTTACGGCAGGAGTGCAAACTTTCTATCCCCATATGCATAAAGTTGCCGAACCGGCTCAGATTGCCGAGGAGCTTCGGGCGGCAATGGATGAACACAGACCTTACGCCATCGTAAGGTTGGGAGACGGAGAATTATTGACGATGGCGCAGGATGTACTCATGCCGGCTCATGATGTGCTAAAAGCAGGTCCGTTTCTCGCCTACGCCGGTGTTGCCATTCCCGATTCATCTGCTCGTGAGCTGTTGGTTCAAGCGGTGTCTCAGGCCGACAGAGTCGGTATTCCGCAATCCAGACACCCGCATTTTCAAAAGCTGATGTTCCCCGTATTCCGTGCCCATCACCTGGATTTTCGGTCTATGCCCCTGACGCTGTCGACGATAAATTATCAACTGTACGAAATGGGGCTGCTTCTTCCCTTACTGACGGGTCGCCGGGTGTTATTGGTGGGTGATGCCGCGCCTGATCTTGCGGTTAAGCTCGTTGAACACCATGGAATCGCTGTTACCGGGACCGTCTCTCCGGTAAATGGAATGAGAGATATGGACCGGGTCATGGGAGAAATCGCAGGATTCCAATATGACATCGCTTTGGTATCCGCAGGCGTGCCCGCGGTAGTTATTGTCAGCAGAATTGCCCGTGAACTGGG